CACCCAGCTAGATTCAAACACATTCGAGCATCTTGTAAATCTAATTACGCTGCGCGTTCTTGGGCCTGGAAGTACAGGGTTTGCTCCTGGTTCCGATGGTGGAAGAGACGGATACTTTGAGGGTGAAGCACCTTATCCAAGCGAAACAGAGCGTTGGTCTGGATGTTGGTACATCCAATCAAAATTTCATAAGCCTCACCTGTCTAAAGATCCTCAAAAGTGGCTGCTAGAGAAAATTAAAGAAGAAATCAAAGAATTTGAAGATCCTGATTCTAAAAGACAATGGGCAGACAACTGGATTATTGCTACTAATATTGACCCCTCTGGAGTCCCTGAAACCGGGTCATTTGACCAAGCAAGAAAGTTAGTTACCGAAGCCTGCCCCAAATTAGAAAATCGCTTTCATATTTGGGGAGGCCGGAAAATCCTTGATTTTTTGGCATTACATTCAGAAATTAGTGACTACTATCGACACTTTCTTACGCCAGGGAAAATTCTTACAGAAATTTACAATCAAATCAAAGATGCACAGGCTGAGGTAAAAACCATCCTACGCTTCTTAGTTTTATCCCCATTTGATGACCAGCAACACACTAAGTTAGAACAGGCTGCACCACCAGGGTCAACGATAGAGCGACCGGGTATCCATGACCTTTTTATTGATCTTCCTTTTAGATCAAAGGAACACGCTCTTAAGGATTTAGTCATGCAGATGCTTGTATGTACTTCGGCAAAATGTCATCGTTTTGATGAGGAACAACTCGATACAGAAGAATGGCAACTCTGGTACAGGCATCCATCACGAGCTAGAGTTTGGTTTATAAAAGGTGGCCCCGGCCAGGGAAAATCAACTATTGGTCAATATTTCTGTCAGATTCAGCGAGCTGCACTTATCTTACAAAAGGACAGTGTGCTATCTCGTCTGGCGAGCAAATACAAAAATTTAGCCAAAGAAATTCAAAAAGTGGCTGAAAAGCATGGCTTTTGGACGGGAAAGCCTCGAATTCCAATTTCTATAGAGTTAAAAGAATTTGCTCAGTGGTTTGGACAAAAAGACAAAAGCACTTCTCGCGGAGTTTTGACCTACTTGGCTGAATGGATCAGTGTTGGAGTTGAACAACAGGTTACTACAGGAACACTTAAGCGAATCCTAGCAAGCCATAGTTGGGTAATTGTATTTGATGGACTTGATGAAGTTCCTCAAGATGTTAAGGATGCAGTTGCGTTAGAAGTATGCCGTTTTGTCGATAAAATCTCTTGTGAAGCTAACGCCGATCTTCTAACTATTTGTACCTCTCGACCGCAGGGATACTCAGACCAATTTGCAGACTTGGACAATTCCACCATTGAATTAATTAATCTTTCTCCTGATCAGGCACTAGCATGTGCTAAGCCTGTTCTTGAGTTAGAACGTTCTCCCAGTGAAGCAAAAAAGTGTTTTCAAATATTGGAATCTGCCATTGATTCTCCCGCAGTTCGTCAGTTGATGACTACGCCTTTGCAAGCACATATAATGGCAGTAGTTGTTAGGGATGGAGAAAGACCACCTGAAAGAAAGTGGAAATTATTTGCCAATTTCTACCAAGTAATAAAAAGAAGGGAAGCAAATAGGAATCTACCTGATAAGAGGTTGGCTAAACTTCTGCGTGAGCAAGATCAGCTACTCAAAACAGTTCACAACCGCCTTGGATTTGTTTTACACGCTAGGGCTGAATTGAGCAAAGGTGCTCAAACAAAGCTGGAGCGAGATGAATTTGAAAAACTTGTCACAGGTGCAGTTAAGCAAATGGTAGAGACGGAAGTAGATGAAACTATTAAAGTTTTAATGGAGGCAACGACGGATAGATTAGTTCTTGTCAGCACTCCAGATGATGGTAATCATGTACGTTTTGATATTCGTCCATTACAAGAATTTTTTGCTGCGGAGTTTCTTTATGAATCAGTAAGTGCGGAGAAGTTACGCCAACGTATAGAGATGATTGCTGGAGATGCTCACTGGCGTGAGGTTATGCATTTTCTGCTGAGTGCTCTTGTCGAGAATAATCGTCCGACAGAATTAGCAGTTACAGTTCAGGTATTAGAAAGCTTGAATGAAGGAGATCAGGAAAGCCTTCGATTACTGGGGCGACGATTGGGACGTGGAGCTATTCTCGCTGCGCGGCTACTTCAAGAAGGCGTTCTAGATGAAGATAAGCGCATTCGTCAACAGTTTCGGAAATGTCTCGAACCATTAGCTGGATTTACAGAGACAGATTTATTGCGAGGACTGATTCAGGTTAATCGCCCAGATTCACAGTCATGGTTATATAACTTCTTAATTTCACTATTACAAGATAATAATCCGACTGAAAGTATAGGTGCTGCGATTGTTTTGTCACAAATTTTGCCAGATGATCATACCAAGAAACAGGAAGTAGTTAACTTTCTTCTCGCATCACCATCTAATTATTTATCATATGTTATAATATCGAATTCAGCAAGAAGAGATATTATAGGAGAGAGGCAATCTTTTACTATAAAAAATTGGTTTTTAGAAATATTTATAAAAGTATTAATTAGCACAAAATGGTTGTATCTGACAGAAGACGCATTGATTTTATTGTTAAAGATTTTAGAGTTTAATGATGATAAAGCATTCAAAATTGCTGAAAAATTAGACTTTTCAAAAGTAGAGCATGAACTTTTTAAAATTTTATTGAAGCGGAATAGACAATTTTTACGATCAGATAAAAATAATATAGTTAAAGATTATGGTCTTGTTGAAATTTTTCAAGCACAACCTGCTTGGGTAAGCGATATTAAAGAAATTGAGTTATCCCAAGACATTAATAAAATTAAGGGCGTATTACAAGTATGTTACTTAGTTGTCCGATTTTTTAAATATAAAAGCCGTTCAGAACTGATAGAAATTGCCAAGCTCTTCCAAGGAGACAATGCTTACTTAAATTCAAGATTAATTTCTCAACTTGGGATGCGCCCTCCGATAAATATAGAAAGTTCAATAAATGAGCAAATTGAACAAATCAACTCTGCAACTGATGAGGAAATACAACGTCTGTGTTTCAATGAGCAACGAGTTGTTATTTCCAATAAACATTCAAGAAAGCAAAGAATTATCAGCGATTTGTGTAAAGAGTTAGTAGATGATTATTTAGATATAGCCATTTATCTTTTGGATGAAAGAATCGCTAGGCATACAGAAAATAGTGAAGATAGTAAAGAACTATTAAATATAATTGTTGATAGGGCTATAAAAAATCCAGAGGTATTGCGGAATTACCCCTCGCTATGGGGACATCTTTTGAAAGAATGTCGTGAACATGAAAGTGAGCTGCGAAATGCTTTGTTAAGAGCCTCTACAGGAACAGTTGCCGATCAGTTACCGCCCTTTGCTTTTTATGGATTCAAACTCAATCTACCATCAGAAGTATCTTTATTACCTCATCTAGTGAATGCCTTATTCAATAACCATAGGCGATACTATCATGACATAGAAGATCATGAAATCCTCGATTTTTTAAGTAAACAAATTGCCCTATTGGTAGACAATTCTATGTATTTGAGGGAGATGATTTATGATTTAAGCCAACCTCAAGCCATAAGATATGCTGGAGTGATAGCTTTCCTATTACATCCGAATGGAAGTAAAAAGCTAGAAGATCTAAAGCAACCATTAATTGAGTTATGTAATCCCAAAATGGAATATTGGTATGTAAGAAGTATCGCTATTTGTTTACGATTGTTGGCCTCAGAAGAAGATCCAGTTTCAAAATTGGTTGCGAATAGTTTATTAGAAGCTACAAGAGCAGATTATAAGACCAGACAATGTTTGCATGGGTTATTGAACCAATGGCGTGAAAGTTCACATTCACCTGTTCAAAAGGCAGGAGTTTTAGATAAGTGGTTATCTGGAGCAGAATAAATTTAAAGTGTTCTATTCAGGCTCTTAGAGTTATTTTTTATATTGAAGTGATTTTGAATTAGAGTTCAAGTTTTTTACTAATAAATAAAAATCTATTAAATTAATAAATTAATTACAGCTAACGCTGAACCGATTTAGTAGTTAACCAAAACTTAAACATTATGACACAAAATTGGGTTCAACCCTCTTTTCAATTAACCTCTCAACAAGAGCAAGCCTTAAAACAAATTGAGCAATTTCTCAACAGTCGTCAACAAATCTTTGGATTATTCGGATATGCAGGTACAGGAAAATCAACAATTATTAATTTAATTGCTCAACAGCTTGTCAATGCAGGAAAACGAGTTACATTTACCGCTCCCACCAATAAAGCTGTAGGAGTTTTGCAACGCATGGCAACTGAGAAAAAAGTTAGAGGAGTAGATTTTATGACGATTCATCAACTCTTAGGATTAGCTCCTGTTAAACAAGGACAACATAAA
The sequence above is a segment of the Planktothrix tepida PCC 9214 genome. Coding sequences within it:
- a CDS encoding NACHT domain-containing protein, translated to MPDSYDLTQLDSNTFEHLVNLITLRVLGPGSTGFAPGSDGGRDGYFEGEAPYPSETERWSGCWYIQSKFHKPHLSKDPQKWLLEKIKEEIKEFEDPDSKRQWADNWIIATNIDPSGVPETGSFDQARKLVTEACPKLENRFHIWGGRKILDFLALHSEISDYYRHFLTPGKILTEIYNQIKDAQAEVKTILRFLVLSPFDDQQHTKLEQAAPPGSTIERPGIHDLFIDLPFRSKEHALKDLVMQMLVCTSAKCHRFDEEQLDTEEWQLWYRHPSRARVWFIKGGPGQGKSTIGQYFCQIQRAALILQKDSVLSRLASKYKNLAKEIQKVAEKHGFWTGKPRIPISIELKEFAQWFGQKDKSTSRGVLTYLAEWISVGVEQQVTTGTLKRILASHSWVIVFDGLDEVPQDVKDAVALEVCRFVDKISCEANADLLTICTSRPQGYSDQFADLDNSTIELINLSPDQALACAKPVLELERSPSEAKKCFQILESAIDSPAVRQLMTTPLQAHIMAVVVRDGERPPERKWKLFANFYQVIKRREANRNLPDKRLAKLLREQDQLLKTVHNRLGFVLHARAELSKGAQTKLERDEFEKLVTGAVKQMVETEVDETIKVLMEATTDRLVLVSTPDDGNHVRFDIRPLQEFFAAEFLYESVSAEKLRQRIEMIAGDAHWREVMHFLLSALVENNRPTELAVTVQVLESLNEGDQESLRLLGRRLGRGAILAARLLQEGVLDEDKRIRQQFRKCLEPLAGFTETDLLRGLIQVNRPDSQSWLYNFLISLLQDNNPTESIGAAIVLSQILPDDHTKKQEVVNFLLASPSNYLSYVIISNSARRDIIGERQSFTIKNWFLEIFIKVLISTKWLYLTEDALILLLKILEFNDDKAFKIAEKLDFSKVEHELFKILLKRNRQFLRSDKNNIVKDYGLVEIFQAQPAWVSDIKEIELSQDINKIKGVLQVCYLVVRFFKYKSRSELIEIAKLFQGDNAYLNSRLISQLGMRPPINIESSINEQIEQINSATDEEIQRLCFNEQRVVISNKHSRKQRIISDLCKELVDDYLDIAIYLLDERIARHTENSEDSKELLNIIVDRAIKNPEVLRNYPSLWGHLLKECREHESELRNALLRASTGTVADQLPPFAFYGFKLNLPSEVSLLPHLVNALFNNHRRYYHDIEDHEILDFLSKQIALLVDNSMYLREMIYDLSQPQAIRYAGVIAFLLHPNGSKKLEDLKQPLIELCNPKMEYWYVRSIAICLRLLASEEDPVSKLVANSLLEATRADYKTRQCLHGLLNQWRESSHSPVQKAGVLDKWLSGAE